A stretch of Candidatus Manganitrophaceae bacterium DNA encodes these proteins:
- the pgeF gene encoding peptidoglycan editing factor PgeF, whose translation MAILTQMQPYQWVQNSGEGYIVLPKLSHPGVFHFFGTRFLSDPGTVQTGPERIASMIRLRQVHGDRICPVPEEAPEMKSPSEEVWAGDALVTHRPYELITVRTADCVPVLLYDPIRRVVSATHAGWRGTVLNIAGKAVQEMTVRYGSDPNLLLAGIGPCIGPCCYEVGKEVWGEVERKFAPGADVVFHEGDGKAKLDLARLNALQLIQAGLQADKIAFSGLCTACLPGLFYSYRRDGKKMGNMISGIMLAEA comes from the coding sequence ATGGCCATTCTTACGCAGATGCAACCGTATCAGTGGGTTCAAAATAGCGGCGAAGGATATATCGTTCTTCCGAAATTAAGCCACCCGGGGGTGTTCCACTTCTTCGGGACCCGTTTCCTCTCCGATCCCGGCACCGTTCAAACCGGACCGGAGAGGATTGCATCGATGATCCGTCTCCGGCAGGTCCATGGAGACCGGATCTGTCCTGTTCCTGAAGAGGCGCCGGAGATGAAGAGCCCTTCCGAAGAGGTCTGGGCGGGCGATGCGCTGGTCACCCACCGTCCGTATGAGCTGATTACGGTGCGGACTGCAGATTGTGTTCCGGTCCTTCTCTACGATCCGATTCGGCGGGTTGTCTCGGCGACGCACGCCGGTTGGCGGGGAACGGTGTTGAACATCGCAGGGAAGGCGGTGCAAGAGATGACGGTCCGGTATGGTTCCGATCCGAACCTCCTCCTCGCCGGGATCGGCCCCTGCATCGGTCCCTGTTGTTACGAGGTGGGAAAAGAGGTCTGGGGAGAGGTCGAGCGAAAATTTGCGCCTGGGGCGGACGTGGTATTCCACGAAGGGGATGGAAAGGCCAAGCTCGATCTGGCGCGGCTGAATGCATTGCAGCTGATTCAGGCCGGACTTCAAGCCGACAAGATCGCCTTCTCCGGCCTCTGCACCGCCTGTCTTCCGGGACTTTTTTATTCTTATCGCCGGGATGGAAAGAAGATGGGAAATATGATCAGCGGAATCATGCTCGCCGAGGCCTGA
- a CDS encoding DivIVA domain-containing protein: MKYTPIDIRQLTFSVGFRGYATGEVNAFLESLATEIEEVLKENADLRERVEEQGGQIAELKKAEGALTTTLLMAQKAIEEMKRSAQKEGELIIRQAELRAEEISRSAVKEGTQLHGEILRLRQQRDFFVEKVRSLMQNLEKTLQWEEEKAADKEGEPSV, translated from the coding sequence ATGAAATATACACCGATCGATATTCGCCAGTTGACCTTCTCCGTCGGCTTCCGCGGCTATGCCACCGGGGAGGTCAATGCGTTTTTAGAGAGCCTTGCCACCGAGATTGAAGAGGTCTTGAAGGAAAATGCCGATCTTCGGGAACGGGTGGAAGAGCAAGGGGGACAGATTGCGGAGCTGAAGAAAGCGGAGGGGGCGCTTACCACTACATTGCTCATGGCGCAGAAGGCGATCGAGGAGATGAAACGGAGCGCACAAAAAGAAGGGGAATTGATCATCCGCCAAGCAGAGCTGCGCGCCGAGGAGATCAGCCGATCGGCGGTCAAAGAGGGCACGCAACTTCACGGGGAGATCCTCCGCCTTCGGCAGCAGCGCGACTTTTTTGTTGAGAAGGTCCGTTCCTTGATGCAAAATCTTGAAAAAACATTGCAGTGGGAAGAAGAGAAGGCGGCCGATAAGGAAGGAGAGCCGTCTGTCTGA
- a CDS encoding DUF4091 domain-containing protein — MSYKKVGWLTWLFLFFSSSAFGQAIWWESGMVKLRAANGGEEGDPVPKQADLCQEEKCLKGGVRISAAQNEFEPFQIFIAASEQDLRQVDVTISDLVREGEKEGYRIPAKLPGPIMVYREHYIEIEKPSTTEAQRGAWPDALIPKVDEYFGERRSIPGEGRPAFPFDIPRGRKQGVWVDLYVPPDAPPGVYAGTATVTLGEKKGAVIPIHLTVLPFRLPSSPSLRTAYAVGITEIGRGHDWDDPRANIRGFVSDERTSELVCLYTKALLLHRLTNESTVWPPPRWDKNRGEMKWVFPEGKTTCPEKYPEFLNGINSLPGGKLKGARVTSVRLRDGYGFKDPDRYNPEKLNADYYKAYVQYFSRQGWLDRLFDYTWDEPKFLYQRTTKRRECWNVEEVKERPDTDWDKIKRRAEFLHKNAPGLKLMVTTDRQAAETCFDRLFQTKGVEKYIDIWTVGITRMDGKPTSDTYNRNFRTTYDAGFIGQGKELWWYHACGSHGCGDGSEKGWPTVMVDLPSVSTRIFEWLTYLYNTSGELYYETVFQYPYSYKVVKGSDGKESKSADRNPFEQVYYFGGQGDGVLFYPGRPDYVGGTKHIPIESIRLKLIREGMEDYEYLKLAEAKKGRAWIESEVLPLLKEDDRTPLNVYHWSHRPERLIEAREKLIEALR; from the coding sequence ATGAGTTATAAAAAGGTGGGGTGGCTGACATGGCTCTTTTTATTTTTCTCCTCTTCCGCATTCGGCCAGGCAATCTGGTGGGAGAGCGGAATGGTCAAGTTGCGCGCGGCCAACGGCGGGGAGGAGGGAGATCCGGTCCCGAAGCAGGCCGACCTTTGCCAAGAGGAGAAGTGCCTGAAGGGGGGGGTTCGGATTTCAGCGGCGCAGAACGAATTCGAACCGTTCCAGATCTTCATTGCCGCTTCGGAGCAGGATTTGCGCCAGGTTGATGTGACGATCAGTGATCTGGTCAGAGAAGGTGAGAAAGAGGGCTATCGCATCCCCGCCAAGCTGCCGGGGCCGATCATGGTCTACCGGGAGCATTACATCGAGATCGAGAAGCCGAGTACCACCGAGGCGCAACGCGGGGCATGGCCCGATGCGCTGATCCCGAAGGTCGATGAATATTTCGGCGAGCGTCGATCGATTCCGGGCGAGGGGCGTCCAGCCTTTCCCTTCGACATCCCGCGGGGGAGAAAACAGGGGGTCTGGGTCGATCTCTATGTCCCGCCCGATGCCCCGCCCGGCGTCTACGCCGGGACGGCGACGGTGACCCTCGGCGAAAAGAAGGGGGCGGTCATCCCGATTCATCTCACCGTCCTCCCTTTCCGTCTCCCCTCGAGCCCGTCGCTTCGGACCGCCTATGCGGTCGGGATCACGGAGATTGGAAGGGGACATGATTGGGACGATCCCCGCGCGAACATCCGGGGATTTGTCAGCGATGAACGAACCAGTGAGCTGGTCTGCCTCTATACAAAAGCGCTGCTGCTCCATCGGCTGACCAACGAGAGCACCGTCTGGCCCCCTCCGCGATGGGACAAGAATCGGGGGGAGATGAAGTGGGTCTTTCCGGAGGGAAAGACGACCTGCCCTGAGAAATACCCGGAGTTTTTGAATGGGATCAACTCCCTTCCCGGCGGCAAGCTCAAGGGAGCCCGAGTCACCTCGGTTCGGCTGCGCGACGGCTACGGCTTCAAAGACCCCGACCGGTACAACCCCGAAAAACTCAATGCCGATTATTATAAAGCGTATGTCCAATACTTTTCCCGACAAGGATGGCTTGATCGGCTCTTTGACTACACTTGGGACGAGCCGAAGTTTTTATACCAGCGGACAACGAAGCGGCGGGAGTGTTGGAACGTGGAAGAGGTGAAGGAGCGTCCCGACACCGACTGGGACAAGATCAAACGGCGCGCCGAATTTCTTCACAAGAACGCCCCCGGCTTAAAATTAATGGTGACAACCGATCGCCAGGCGGCGGAGACCTGCTTCGACCGGCTTTTCCAAACCAAGGGGGTCGAAAAGTACATCGACATCTGGACCGTCGGGATCACCCGGATGGACGGCAAGCCGACCTCGGACACCTACAATCGAAATTTCCGGACGACCTATGACGCCGGCTTCATCGGCCAAGGAAAAGAGCTCTGGTGGTACCACGCCTGCGGATCGCACGGCTGCGGCGATGGATCGGAGAAAGGATGGCCGACGGTCATGGTCGACCTTCCGTCCGTCTCCACCCGGATTTTCGAGTGGCTGACCTATCTCTACAATACATCGGGAGAGCTCTACTATGAGACGGTCTTCCAATATCCTTACTCATATAAGGTGGTGAAGGGATCGGATGGCAAGGAGTCGAAAAGCGCCGACCGGAACCCGTTCGAGCAGGTCTATTATTTCGGCGGCCAGGGGGACGGCGTTCTCTTTTATCCGGGGCGGCCCGACTATGTCGGCGGAACGAAACATATCCCGATCGAGTCGATCCGTTTGAAGCTGATCCGCGAGGGGATGGAAGATTACGAATATCTCAAGCTGGCCGAGGCGAAGAAGGGGAGGGCCTGGATCGAGTCGGAGGTCTTGCCGCTGTTAAAGGAGGACGATCGAACGCCGCTCAATGTCTATCACTGGAGCCACCGGCCCGAGCGGCTGATCGAGGCGCGAGAGAAGCTGATCGAGGCGCTTCGATAG
- a CDS encoding YggS family pyridoxal phosphate-dependent enzyme — protein sequence MKAVAQRVDQIVKRVREAARRAGRNAEEITLVAASKGVDVGPIREAAAAGIAVFGENRVQEARAKFVDFINGGLFSEREPVSVDLIGPLQTNKVKQAVGFFSKIHSIDSLRLAEKVAQEAERRGIIQSVLIEVNVGGEASKHGVSVAEVPALVAALRRLPSLSLEGLMTVPPPTADPEGARPFFSTLRRLGEDLGLQRFSMGMSADFEIAIEEGATSVRIGTALFGPRRKG from the coding sequence ATGAAAGCGGTGGCGCAACGCGTCGATCAGATTGTAAAAAGAGTTCGGGAGGCGGCTCGCCGCGCGGGGCGGAATGCCGAGGAGATCACCTTGGTTGCCGCCTCGAAAGGGGTCGATGTCGGCCCCATCCGGGAGGCGGCGGCGGCGGGGATCGCCGTCTTCGGCGAGAATCGGGTCCAGGAAGCGCGGGCTAAATTTGTCGATTTTATCAATGGCGGCCTCTTCTCGGAGAGAGAGCCGGTTTCGGTCGATTTGATCGGACCGCTTCAGACGAACAAGGTCAAGCAGGCGGTCGGCTTCTTTTCAAAAATTCACTCCATCGACTCCCTTCGCCTGGCCGAGAAGGTTGCACAGGAGGCGGAGCGGCGGGGGATCATCCAGTCGGTATTGATTGAAGTGAACGTCGGAGGGGAAGCGAGCAAACATGGCGTCTCCGTCGCGGAGGTGCCGGCGTTGGTGGCGGCGCTCCGGAGGCTCCCTTCCCTCTCCCTCGAGGGGCTAATGACCGTTCCACCGCCGACTGCCGATCCGGAGGGGGCGCGCCCTTTTTTTTCAACGTTGCGGCGGCTGGGGGAGGATCTTGGCTTGCAGCGCTTCTCAATGGGGATGTCGGCCGACTTTGAGATCGCGATCGAAGAGGGGGCCACCTCGGTTCGGATCGGAACGGCGCTCTTCGGGCCGAGAAGAAAAGGATAG
- the ftsZ gene encoding cell division protein FtsZ: MFLFDEEEQDATSARIKVVGVGGGGCNAVNSMIHCGLQGVDFIAANTDIQALTLNRAANKIQLGTKLTRGLGAGARPQVGRESALETVDQIREALAGADMVFVTAGMGGGTGTGAAPIIANIAKEMGALTVGVVTKPFQFEGARRSHQAEEGVFEMKKACHTVIIIPNQRLLNVVEKGTPLRSSFMVVDDILRQAVQGISDLITTPGLVNVDFADVRTIMSHTGRAVMGMGISKGENRAVDAAQKAISSPLLEDSSIEGARGVLINITGGPDLSLGEVDEASSIIQKTVDPEANIIFGSVISESLTDEIKVTVIATGFEENERREETTDGEGRPMKRGNPKSLDRGNYLRKVVREGGKEVIRMEGDDEWDVPAFLRKQAD, encoded by the coding sequence ATGTTTCTCTTTGATGAGGAGGAACAAGATGCGACATCGGCGAGGATCAAAGTCGTCGGGGTCGGAGGGGGAGGCTGCAATGCGGTCAACAGCATGATTCATTGCGGTCTCCAGGGGGTCGATTTCATAGCGGCCAATACCGATATCCAAGCGCTGACGCTGAATCGGGCGGCAAACAAAATTCAGCTCGGCACCAAGCTGACGCGCGGTCTGGGGGCCGGGGCGAGACCGCAGGTCGGCCGGGAGTCGGCGCTGGAGACGGTCGATCAGATTCGTGAGGCGCTGGCCGGCGCCGACATGGTTTTTGTCACCGCCGGAATGGGGGGCGGCACCGGCACCGGCGCCGCCCCGATCATCGCCAACATCGCCAAAGAGATGGGGGCGCTGACGGTCGGCGTGGTGACCAAGCCGTTTCAATTTGAAGGGGCACGGCGCTCCCATCAGGCGGAAGAGGGGGTCTTCGAGATGAAAAAGGCCTGCCATACCGTCATTATCATCCCGAACCAGCGTCTTCTCAATGTCGTGGAGAAGGGGACGCCGCTTCGCTCTTCGTTCATGGTGGTCGACGACATCCTCCGGCAGGCGGTCCAAGGGATCTCCGATCTGATTACGACCCCCGGTTTGGTCAACGTCGATTTTGCCGATGTCCGGACGATCATGTCTCACACCGGCCGCGCTGTGATGGGGATGGGGATTTCAAAAGGAGAAAATCGGGCGGTCGATGCGGCACAGAAAGCGATCTCCAGCCCCTTGCTGGAGGACAGCTCGATCGAGGGGGCGCGCGGTGTGCTGATCAATATTACCGGCGGTCCCGATCTTTCACTCGGCGAAGTCGATGAGGCGTCGTCGATTATTCAGAAAACGGTTGATCCGGAGGCGAACATTATTTTCGGATCGGTGATCTCGGAAAGCTTGACCGATGAAATCAAGGTGACGGTGATTGCGACCGGCTTTGAAGAAAACGAGCGGCGCGAAGAGACGACCGACGGCGAGGGCCGCCCGATGAAGCGGGGAAACCCGAAGTCGCTCGACCGCGGAAACTATTTAAGAAAAGTGGTTCGTGAGGGGGGTAAAGAGGTCATCCGAATGGAGGGGGACGACGAGTGGGACGTCCCGGCATTTTTAAGGAAGCAGGCCGACTAG
- a CDS encoding LemA family protein: MFLLCLFALAGCGYNTLQGMDEEVNAAWSEVQNQYQRRFDLIPNLVETVKGFATQEKEVLTQVVEARSKVGQMKISPEITKDPEAFKKFEQAQGELSGALSRLMVVVERYPELRSNENFLTLQSQLEGTENRIAVSRRDYIQSVRRYNTAVRAFPTNLTAKYLGLRVRENFSAEKGAQEAPKVKF; this comes from the coding sequence ATGTTTTTGCTCTGCCTTTTTGCCCTCGCCGGGTGCGGTTACAATACGCTCCAGGGGATGGATGAGGAGGTAAACGCCGCCTGGTCGGAGGTGCAGAACCAGTATCAGCGTCGATTCGACCTCATTCCAAACCTGGTTGAGACGGTGAAGGGATTCGCCACCCAGGAGAAGGAGGTCCTCACACAGGTGGTCGAGGCGCGATCGAAGGTCGGACAGATGAAGATCTCGCCGGAGATCACCAAAGATCCGGAGGCCTTTAAAAAGTTCGAGCAGGCGCAGGGGGAGCTCTCGGGGGCGCTCTCCCGCCTGATGGTCGTGGTCGAGCGCTATCCGGAGCTGCGATCGAACGAGAACTTTCTCACCCTGCAGTCGCAGCTCGAGGGGACGGAGAATCGGATCGCCGTCTCCCGGCGCGACTACATTCAGTCGGTCCGCCGATATAATACCGCCGTCCGCGCCTTCCCGACCAATCTCACCGCCAAATATTTGGGTTTGAGGGTTCGGGAGAACTTCAGCGCGGAGAAGGGGGCTCAGGAAGCGCCCAAGGTGAAGTTTTAA
- the proC gene encoding pyrroline-5-carboxylate reductase yields the protein MKKQSTKLPTRLSFLGSGNMAEAIMKGVLAAGLFKAGDLLASDVSEARLKLIHQKYGIRTTRNNREAVREGDLVVLGVKPTVVDSVLAEIKSELKEKLLVSVAAGIPLSRLAASLEREAKIIRAMPNAPALVQAGATVLSPGKGVAQETLDLVLQIFNSIGKSWLLEERYLDAVTGLSGSGPAFVFVMIEAMADGGVKSGLSREVALSLATQTVLGAAQMALQTGEHPARLKDFVASPGGTTIAGLHKLEEGKIRSAFISAVEAATRRSEELGRSK from the coding sequence ATGAAAAAACAATCCACTAAACTTCCGACGCGGCTTTCCTTTCTCGGGTCGGGGAACATGGCCGAGGCAATCATGAAGGGGGTGCTCGCCGCCGGACTCTTTAAGGCGGGGGATCTGCTCGCCTCGGATGTTTCGGAGGCGCGGCTTAAATTAATCCACCAAAAATATGGGATCCGGACGACACGAAACAACCGAGAGGCGGTGCGCGAAGGGGACCTCGTCGTCCTGGGGGTTAAACCGACCGTCGTCGACAGCGTGTTGGCCGAGATCAAATCGGAGTTGAAAGAAAAGTTGCTCGTCTCGGTGGCCGCCGGCATTCCCCTCTCACGGCTGGCGGCGAGTCTGGAGAGAGAAGCGAAGATCATCCGGGCGATGCCGAATGCGCCGGCGTTGGTTCAGGCGGGGGCGACGGTCCTCTCGCCCGGCAAAGGGGTGGCGCAGGAGACGCTCGATCTGGTCCTTCAAATCTTCAACTCGATCGGAAAGAGTTGGCTGTTGGAAGAGCGTTACCTCGATGCGGTGACCGGCCTCTCGGGAAGCGGCCCGGCTTTTGTCTTCGTGATGATCGAAGCGATGGCGGATGGCGGGGTGAAGAGCGGGCTCTCCCGTGAAGTGGCGCTCTCGCTGGCAACGCAGACCGTTCTGGGGGCGGCCCAGATGGCGCTGCAGACCGGAGAGCATCCGGCGCGGCTGAAAGATTTCGTCGCCTCCCCAGGCGGGACGACGATCGCGGGTCTCCATAAACTCGAAGAGGGGAAGATCCGGTCGGCCTTCATCTCGGCGGTCGAGGCGGCAACGCGGCGTTCGGAGGAATTGGGAAGAAGTAAGTAA
- a CDS encoding DUF167 domain-containing protein: MESPVRPYKSGSLLHLRVSPNASRDGVESCIGGMLRLKLRAVPAEGAANAACLRFLADLFDFPKSRLEMVRGEKSREKWIWFKEVDTALLNLKLEKLRVEWR; encoded by the coding sequence ATGGAATCTCCGGTCCGGCCCTATAAGTCGGGCTCCCTCCTTCACCTGCGTGTTTCACCGAACGCATCCCGGGATGGTGTGGAAAGTTGCATCGGGGGGATGCTTCGGCTAAAATTAAGGGCAGTCCCTGCGGAAGGGGCCGCCAATGCGGCCTGCCTTCGTTTTTTAGCCGATTTATTTGATTTTCCAAAATCCCGACTGGAAATGGTCCGCGGGGAGAAATCTAGAGAGAAGTGGATTTGGTTTAAGGAAGTCGATACGGCGCTTTTAAATCTGAAGCTGGAAAAATTGAGGGTGGAGTGGCGGTGA
- a CDS encoding ferritin-like domain-containing protein, which produces MDMKQVLQVLNQALQIEYASTIQYLQHSFLVQGIDRKMYADFFRDRSRNAFNQAREIGEHIVTLGGVPSVEGYPIKQSAELKEMLQFDLELERSGLQIYQEGVEAAGNHSPLKFFFETQAYQTYQDIGEIEKLLERKRLFLSEGEVQLKKARIA; this is translated from the coding sequence ATGGATATGAAACAGGTCCTTCAGGTTCTCAATCAAGCCTTACAGATCGAATATGCTTCAACCATTCAATATCTCCAGCATAGCTTTTTGGTTCAGGGGATCGATCGGAAGATGTATGCCGATTTCTTTCGAGACCGGAGCCGGAACGCGTTTAATCAGGCAAGAGAGATCGGCGAGCATATCGTCACCCTCGGCGGGGTGCCGAGCGTCGAGGGTTATCCGATTAAACAGAGCGCCGAGCTAAAAGAGATGCTGCAGTTTGATCTGGAGTTGGAACGGTCGGGACTTCAGATTTATCAGGAAGGGGTTGAAGCGGCGGGGAATCATTCCCCTCTTAAATTTTTCTTCGAGACGCAAGCTTATCAAACCTATCAAGACATCGGCGAAATCGAGAAGCTGCTTGAGCGGAAAAGGCTCTTTCTAAGCGAAGGAGAGGTTCAACTCAAGAAAGCGAGAATCGCCTGA
- a CDS encoding YggT family protein has protein sequence MFIAANFVSALATVVDTLLNFYMWVIIIRALLSWVNPDPYNPIVQFLYKITEPVLYPIRRMMGTYNIGIDLSPMLVILLIVFLRQFLVSSLYELAIRLR, from the coding sequence ATGTTCATTGCGGCAAATTTTGTTTCTGCGCTGGCCACGGTCGTGGACACACTGCTTAACTTCTATATGTGGGTCATTATTATCCGGGCGCTCCTCTCTTGGGTCAACCCTGATCCATACAATCCAATCGTTCAGTTCCTTTATAAAATCACCGAGCCGGTTCTCTACCCGATTCGACGGATGATGGGAACCTATAATATCGGCATTGACCTCTCGCCGATGCTCGTCATCCTCTTGATCGTTTTTTTAAGGCAGTTTTTGGTCAGCTCGCTTTACGAACTTGCAATCCGCCTTCGGTAA
- a CDS encoding penicillin-binding protein: MRAAGGRGVWVAGLIVFGLVSLLFLEGGGLGGFFEDPLQNTPFALVEEGVRIKGALPPLDHTERGKYVSRFPNGVTAVYTYDAALQQAMENYFKRYGVPYGVFVAMDPNTGRVLASVEYSADNPRAEHLALRATYPAASIFKLVTASAAIEEKKANPETEITYHGGLYRMGPRNWIDNPKRDKLKITIADALAKSCNVAFAKIALRWLDVPTLQSYAERFQFNRAIPFELPMQVSRMEIENSERGLARTAAGFGEVGLSPLHGAMIGSAIANDGIMMSPCMIDQLSDANGTKLYECQPKIFSTVISAETAQSLREMMAMTVIKGTSRKAFRLKRRGATLRGITIGGKTGSLTGEDPPGKYSWFVGMAPLEDPEIVVAVMLINHSKWKIKASQAAREGFDAYFQGENLRKVANQ; the protein is encoded by the coding sequence GTGAGAGCAGCGGGTGGTCGTGGCGTATGGGTGGCGGGGCTGATTGTATTCGGCCTCGTGAGTTTGCTTTTTCTAGAGGGAGGGGGATTGGGAGGTTTTTTTGAAGATCCCCTCCAGAACACCCCCTTTGCCCTGGTTGAGGAGGGTGTTCGAATCAAAGGCGCTCTTCCTCCGCTCGACCACACCGAGCGCGGCAAGTACGTCTCCCGTTTTCCAAATGGGGTGACCGCCGTTTATACCTATGATGCAGCACTTCAGCAGGCGATGGAAAATTACTTCAAACGTTATGGAGTCCCCTATGGGGTCTTTGTTGCGATGGATCCGAACACCGGCCGGGTTTTGGCATCGGTCGAATATTCTGCCGACAATCCCCGCGCCGAGCACCTTGCACTCCGAGCGACTTATCCGGCCGCGTCGATCTTCAAGCTGGTGACCGCCTCCGCGGCGATCGAAGAGAAAAAAGCGAATCCCGAGACCGAAATTACCTATCATGGCGGGCTCTACCGGATGGGGCCGCGAAATTGGATCGATAACCCGAAGCGCGATAAGTTAAAGATCACCATTGCCGATGCCTTGGCGAAATCGTGCAATGTCGCCTTTGCCAAAATCGCTCTTCGCTGGCTGGATGTGCCGACCCTTCAGAGTTATGCAGAGCGGTTCCAATTTAATCGTGCCATCCCCTTTGAACTGCCGATGCAGGTCAGCCGGATGGAGATTGAAAACAGCGAGCGCGGATTGGCCCGCACGGCCGCCGGATTCGGCGAGGTCGGCCTCTCCCCGCTTCATGGGGCGATGATCGGCTCCGCCATCGCAAACGACGGCATCATGATGTCCCCCTGCATGATTGATCAACTCTCCGATGCCAATGGAACGAAGCTGTATGAGTGCCAGCCGAAGATTTTCTCCACGGTCATCTCCGCGGAGACGGCGCAGTCGCTTCGGGAGATGATGGCGATGACGGTTATTAAAGGAACCTCACGAAAAGCCTTCCGACTCAAGCGGCGTGGCGCCACCCTCCGGGGTATTACGATCGGCGGGAAGACCGGCTCCCTCACCGGAGAAGATCCCCCCGGCAAATACAGCTGGTTTGTCGGGATGGCGCCGCTCGAAGACCCTGAGATTGTTGTCGCCGTCATGCTCATCAACCACTCCAAATGGAAGATCAAAGCTTCCCAGGCGGCCAGAGAAGGTTTTGACGCTTATTTCCAGGGGGAAAATCTCCGAAAGGTCGCCAACCAATAA
- a CDS encoding type II toxin-antitoxin system HicB family antitoxin yields MSYYVYITQENDCFIADVPALPGCRTLGRSEAEVMENIRDVVRGYLQNLRRRNRALPKVKVVKLSGPASFSRGGPVERSLIPITSENGISGPAL; encoded by the coding sequence ATGAGTTACTACGTCTATATTACTCAGGAGAACGACTGTTTCATCGCCGATGTCCCTGCGTTGCCGGGATGCCGGACGCTCGGACGAAGTGAAGCGGAGGTCATGGAGAACATTCGCGACGTCGTCCGAGGATATCTCCAGAACTTGCGAAGAAGAAACCGGGCCTTACCGAAAGTAAAGGTGGTCAAGCTCTCCGGACCGGCCTCTTTTTCACGGGGCGGACCGGTGGAGCGCTCTTTAATTCCAATTACGTCTGAAAATGGAATCTCCGGTCCGGCCCTATAA
- the ftsA gene encoding cell division protein FtsA, protein MAKRDNILVGLDVGTTKICAIVGEVVDEKRIDIVGIGTHPSKGLKKGMVVNIESTVESIKRAVEEAELMAGVEINAVYTGIAGGHIKGLNSRGVIAVKDHEVTRADIARVIDAAKAVAIPMDREILHVLPQEFIVDSQDGIKDPLGMSGVRLEAEVHIITGLVTSAQNIVKSINRAGLQMSEMILQPLASSEAVLTPEERELGVVMVDIGGGTTDIATFIEGSVRHTAVLAVGGSHFTNDIAIGLRTPPADAEKIKIKYGCASTEMVKDNETIEVPSVGGRPPRVLSRQLLAEIIEPRAEEIFMLVAREIERMGFEDRVASGVVITGGTSCLNGMVEVAERVLGLPVRRGIPAGMGGLIDVVGSPMYATGAGLILYAFRNQEKEDHRRGGKGNLLQRIRSQMKSWVKEFF, encoded by the coding sequence TTGGCAAAGCGTGACAACATTTTGGTCGGACTCGATGTCGGAACGACGAAGATCTGCGCCATCGTCGGCGAGGTCGTCGATGAGAAGCGGATCGATATCGTCGGGATCGGGACCCACCCCTCAAAAGGATTGAAAAAGGGGATGGTGGTCAACATCGAAAGCACCGTCGAGTCGATCAAGCGGGCGGTCGAGGAGGCCGAGCTGATGGCGGGGGTCGAGATCAATGCGGTTTATACCGGCATCGCGGGGGGCCATATCAAAGGGCTCAACAGCCGCGGCGTCATCGCCGTCAAAGACCATGAGGTGACCCGGGCCGACATCGCGCGGGTGATCGACGCCGCGAAGGCGGTCGCGATTCCGATGGATCGAGAGATCCTTCATGTTCTTCCGCAGGAGTTTATCGTTGACAGTCAAGACGGGATCAAAGACCCGCTCGGGATGTCGGGGGTGCGGCTCGAAGCAGAGGTCCACATCATCACCGGGCTCGTCACCTCCGCACAAAATATCGTGAAGAGCATCAATCGGGCCGGATTGCAGATGTCGGAGATGATCCTCCAGCCGCTCGCCTCCAGCGAAGCGGTCCTGACGCCGGAGGAGCGGGAGCTGGGGGTCGTCATGGTCGACATCGGCGGCGGGACGACCGACATCGCCACCTTTATCGAGGGGAGTGTCCGGCACACGGCGGTTTTGGCGGTCGGGGGGAGCCACTTTACGAATGACATCGCCATCGGATTACGGACCCCGCCGGCGGATGCCGAGAAGATCAAGATTAAATATGGCTGCGCCTCCACCGAGATGGTGAAAGACAATGAGACGATTGAGGTGCCGAGCGTGGGGGGGCGTCCGCCGCGGGTCCTCTCGCGCCAGCTGCTGGCCGAGATCATCGAGCCGCGGGCCGAGGAGATCTTTATGCTGGTGGCGCGCGAGATCGAACGAATGGGTTTTGAAGATCGGGTCGCCTCCGGCGTGGTCATCACGGGAGGAACCTCTTGTTTAAACGGAATGGTTGAGGTGGCCGAGCGGGTGCTCGGCCTTCCGGTCCGCCGCGGCATTCCGGCGGGGATGGGGGGACTGATCGACGTGGTTGGAAGCCCGATGTATGCGACCGGCGCGGGGCTGATCCTTTATGCATTTAGGAATCAAGAAAAAGAAGATCATCGCAGGGGAGGAAAGGGCAATCTGCTTCAGCGGATCAGGAGCCAGATGAAAAGTTGGGTGAAGGAGTTCTTTTAA